One segment of Saprospiraceae bacterium DNA contains the following:
- a CDS encoding RNA polymerase sigma factor RpoD/SigA, with protein sequence MRQLKITKSITNRESQSLEKYLQEIGKVDLLTPEDEVDLAKRIKQGDQIALEKLTKANLRFVVSVAKQYQNQGLSLSDLINEGNLGLIKAAQRFDETRGFKFISYAVWWIRQSILQALAEQSRIVRLPLNKVGSLNKINKAFSELEQTFEREPSPEELAELLEITTDEVETTLGVAARHVSMDAPFVEGEDNSLLDVLENNTMPGTDAHLEYADSLRREIERSLGTLTDRQCDVIKLYFGIGVEHPMSLEDIGDKFGLTRERVRQIKDKAINKLRATSRSKLLKTYLGA encoded by the coding sequence ATGAGGCAACTTAAGATTACGAAGTCCATTACCAACCGTGAAAGCCAGTCGCTTGAAAAATATCTGCAAGAAATTGGCAAAGTGGACCTCCTCACCCCCGAAGACGAAGTAGATCTCGCCAAACGCATCAAACAAGGCGACCAGATAGCTCTCGAAAAATTGACAAAAGCCAACCTTCGTTTTGTCGTTTCTGTCGCCAAACAATATCAGAACCAAGGACTTAGCCTTTCTGACCTCATCAACGAAGGCAACCTCGGTCTCATCAAGGCAGCCCAGCGTTTCGACGAAACCCGCGGCTTCAAGTTCATCTCCTACGCCGTGTGGTGGATTCGTCAAAGTATCCTTCAAGCGTTGGCAGAGCAAAGCCGCATCGTGCGTTTGCCGCTCAACAAAGTAGGCTCCCTCAACAAAATCAACAAAGCATTTTCCGAACTGGAACAAACCTTCGAGCGCGAACCCAGCCCCGAAGAGCTTGCCGAACTGCTCGAAATCACCACCGACGAGGTGGAAACCACCCTTGGCGTGGCCGCTCGCCACGTCTCCATGGATGCCCCCTTCGTGGAAGGCGAGGACAACTCGCTGCTCGACGTGCTCGAAAACAACACCATGCCCGGCACCGACGCGCATCTGGAATATGCCGACTCGCTCCGCCGCGAGATAGAACGCTCGTTGGGCACCCTCACCGACCGCCAATGCGATGTTATCAAACTATATTTTGGTATCGGCGTGGAGCACCCCATGTCGCTGGAAGACATCGGCGACAAATTTGGCCTCACCCGCGAGCGGGTTCGCCAAATCAAAGACAAGGCCATCAACAAGTTGCGTGCGACAAGCCGAAGCAAGCTGCTGAAAACATACTTGGGCGCTTAA
- a CDS encoding agmatine deiminase family protein, which translates to MKLLYAFLALLFAAQLSAQTTPHLPRYLTEEEKLMLPHLKAPSQLPQSGFTDPPSAPVRTMAEWEELQALLITWNGNSQWLSILTEIVRAAREECRVVINCGSQSTVTNAQSMLTAANVDISSNVEFVVVPNNSIWIRDYGPNCVYANDVDSLLFVDWIYNRPTRPRDDTMSTTLAPYFNVPLYRTLLAPNDLVNTGGNFMSDGMGTAFSSELILDENKFGNKYGVSPKTEPQIDDIIQDFMGIRRYIKMDTLPYDAIHHIDMHMKLLDEETIMVGQYPTGVADGPQIEANIQYVLNNFTSSFGTPYKVVRIPMPPHNNLYPNNGGNYRTYANAVFVNKTVIVPFYEEKFDTTARRIWEGALPGYNIVGINSNAIIPSLGAIHCITKEVGVADPLRIVHQELPSCMDNADWPLGYPVWATLQHKSGIASAKIYYANTPDGPWQSADLPYYPLDDTTWTHKGYIPLQPDGSTVYYYIEGTANNGKTLARPLPAPKGHWHFCTTETVSTTESPKAQLLDIYPNPASAITVIPVSTTAKTSGNIWVFNALGQMVEHVFGGEFPAGPSNYFIDAARFMPGTYFVQLQTGNQNILKKLVVK; encoded by the coding sequence ATGAAACTACTCTACGCTTTCCTTGCCCTCCTCTTTGCGGCTCAACTTTCCGCCCAAACGACCCCTCATCTGCCGCGCTACCTCACCGAAGAGGAAAAACTCATGTTGCCCCACTTAAAAGCGCCGAGCCAATTGCCGCAAAGCGGATTCACCGACCCGCCCTCCGCACCCGTGCGCACCATGGCAGAGTGGGAAGAATTGCAAGCCTTGCTTATCACTTGGAACGGCAACAGTCAATGGCTAAGCATACTGACCGAAATCGTCAGAGCAGCCAGAGAGGAATGTCGCGTGGTCATCAATTGCGGGAGCCAAAGCACCGTCACAAATGCCCAAAGTATGCTGACGGCAGCCAACGTGGATATTTCCTCCAACGTAGAGTTCGTTGTCGTGCCCAATAATTCAATTTGGATACGTGACTATGGTCCCAATTGCGTGTATGCCAACGACGTGGACTCACTTCTGTTTGTTGACTGGATTTACAACCGCCCTACCCGCCCTCGAGACGACACCATGTCCACCACCCTTGCGCCTTATTTCAACGTGCCGCTTTACAGAACCTTACTTGCACCAAACGATTTGGTGAACACGGGCGGCAATTTTATGTCCGATGGCATGGGGACAGCTTTCTCTTCCGAACTCATACTCGACGAGAACAAGTTTGGCAACAAATACGGCGTAAGCCCCAAAACCGAGCCGCAGATTGACGACATTATCCAAGACTTCATGGGAATCAGACGCTACATCAAAATGGACACGCTCCCATACGATGCCATTCATCACATAGATATGCACATGAAACTGCTCGACGAAGAGACAATCATGGTAGGTCAATATCCCACAGGCGTGGCCGATGGCCCTCAAATAGAGGCCAATATCCAATATGTGCTCAATAATTTTACCTCTTCTTTTGGCACTCCCTACAAAGTCGTCCGCATCCCCATGCCCCCGCACAACAATCTGTACCCGAACAATGGAGGCAACTACCGCACCTACGCGAACGCCGTTTTTGTCAACAAAACCGTCATTGTTCCTTTTTACGAGGAAAAATTCGACACAACCGCCAGACGCATCTGGGAAGGGGCGCTTCCCGGCTACAACATTGTCGGTATCAACTCCAACGCCATCATTCCTTCCCTCGGCGCCATACACTGCATCACCAAAGAAGTCGGCGTGGCCGACCCTTTGCGCATCGTCCACCAAGAACTTCCTTCCTGCATGGACAACGCCGATTGGCCGCTCGGATACCCCGTATGGGCCACCTTGCAGCACAAAAGCGGTATCGCCTCGGCGAAAATCTACTACGCCAACACCCCCGACGGTCCCTGGCAATCCGCCGACCTGCCCTACTACCCGCTTGATGACACTACTTGGACGCACAAGGGCTACATCCCGCTCCAACCCGACGGCAGCACTGTGTACTACTACATAGAAGGAACCGCCAACAATGGCAAAACACTCGCACGCCCCCTGCCAGCACCCAAAGGACATTGGCATTTTTGCACCACTGAAACCGTCAGCACCACAGAAAGCCCAAAGGCACAACTTCTCGACATTTATCCCAACCCAGCATCGGCCATCACGGTCATACCCGTATCCACCACCGCCAAGACATCGGGCAACATTTGGGTATTCAACGCACTAGGCCAGATGGTCGAACACGTTTTTGGCGGAGAGTTCCCGGCAGGCCCATCCAACTACTTCATAGATGCGGCACGCTTTATGCCCGGCACCTATTTCGTGCAGCTTCAAACGGGCAACCAGAACATCTTGAAAAAATTGGTGGTTAAATAG